Part of the Anoplolepis gracilipes chromosome 13, ASM4749672v1, whole genome shotgun sequence genome, GCAAGAATATTTATTGGCATTGAATTTCTTAACGCGTTTTGTATTATggattattatgtattatagcTATATCGCACTTCTCTCATACCGAGGgagaagatattaaaattgacaCGTTGCTCGCTCGCAGCTAAATTTTCTGAGGAAGCGTACTTGAAATTCAAGTTAAGAGGGTCTTTTTAAAATCATCGCATCGACGAATTTGACAGCTACATGTCGTTAAATTCGAAAAGAACAAAGtgtcaagatattttttttttgtcgtacGATATAGTTAAactttctgaaatattaattacataatttacgatttatttcaaatttttaaatgtcctTTTGAATAACCCCTGGGATTCGGAAGAACCACTTAAATCACCGATTTTGTCGTTCGGATTCGCGAAACGGGCGGCATAAACTGGCAACTCGCATACATAACGTGGGGAAACCGCGGGGCTTTACTTTCGATCTTCTCTCGCACCCTTCGGtcttctccctccctccccttcgtttctctctttctctctccttcttttcgTTTTGCGTTTACCGAGAGACGGCGGTGATTGATTGTCCCGTCAGCGGCAGGCAGACCGGGAACTAACAAAAGTAACAAAGCACCTCCGTCCTGAGAGaacgccgccgccgccgcgcgCTTTTCGGCGAAGTTGAATTGCTCGCCGTTTTACCGATTTCGTCGCCCTGTCCGTTCATCCCCGTGTGCTTAATCTCGTTCTTCACCCTGAGATTGCGGGATGCTTGGGAAAACTCGCGATCTCTCCGGATCTGGTGGTAAAATCGCGTTCTTTTTCCCTATCGAATTCAGAAACATTGCGTGGATGACGGTGATGAAAATTTCCGCATCGAagaaatctctttttctctcatctttattatttttatttcttcttatatattagcttttttatttttattttttatacattattatatcttaccGTTTTACCAGCACTCCAACATATGTTTCACATGTAATATTCACACGCAAATTTCGTACCGTCAAATGGGATTGTTTTACTTCGcggagataaaattttacatacattaaaaaaaaaaaataataataattttaagcattaaaaaaaaaagaaacatttgtaCGCTATAATCTTGAGAAATAATTGTTTGTTCATTATTCTCTTAAACGTTAGACCATAAAAAATTCACTTGTATATTGTACATGGTAAAATTAGCCATACAAGAACACAAAGTACATCGTATGgtttaagagaaatttaacGGGCGGTCGCAAAGGAAAGGTGGAAAAGTTTCGAATTTCATATTTGAGTTGAGAGCGAATGCATTAATTATCGCTTTCAGACACAAGGCAGAGTTAGATATCCTAAAACTACACGCGTCACTTACGTGGTAACGCAACACACGCGCGCGTACACACGATATCGGGGGTTATAGTAAACGGTCAACAACGGTGCACAGAGTCTCCCGTCTGGGTAACACCCTAGAGCTAAAGAGTGTATTAGCGCGCGTCAGATCGTTAGGGTCTACATGATGTCAAGCGCATACATCCCGGCGTATGAAAATTTGCGGGGCGAGTATAGGTGAATTAATTCATGGCGCTCAGACGAATACAACTTTCTCACCTTTTAGAGTCCCCCGCATGTTATAGCGTTCGACGCATAATTAGCCGTCGTTTTACAGCCGTTTGTTAACttgtttatgtatttaatctaTGACGTTGCTTAATGATGCAGCAGAAATAAGAGAGAGACCGTCCGAAATGTTTCGAATTCGTCGCTAGCTTTTAATGACAGATGCGCTTTACTTgtcaaaaaatttgaaagttgatttcttttttaacgagattttgaaaaaagcgAGTTTTATTAAAGCGAAAACGATAAGGATgagagttatatataattttattgttaataaaatttttattgtagagtttaaaatttgttggaaattaaatattttatagctgtatgaatatataaaattttaaatttcagtttgattaaaataaactttatttgttaatttaatttaattgtagaaTCTCATTTatcagaatatttaatattaaagatgaaaAGTGTGTAAcagtgaaataataattaaagagtcATCCGgtgcatattttttgtatattttcaaatacctATTGAGAATTTTATCTCATCGCtagcaaaatttaatatttgttacgaAATTTCATCGGTATTCGAATTTCTATCAGCAACTACAATCAAATTCACCGTAATTCGCGATGAATTGATTTCGGCACTACATGCGTGTGAACTGTGATTGACTTCTGGTTAAACGCGTATTCTGCAATATTACAAGCGTTAGGTATAAATGCtacaaatattattgacaCGCAATTGGTCGAGCGGCGAGTCAGCGCGTTACACCGATAAAACGAATCATGTAATTGATAGAATTATTAGTGTCGCGTTGTGAGGTCTATAATGATGCCGGGACGTATCGCGGATACGTTAACGTTAATCGCTTTATTACTCATTTGGGCACTTAATGAGAAGCCCTCTCCCCGTAATGATTCGCAGTTAATATAACAAACTGAATCGATAAGAAATAGATATCGCGATTCTCTTTATTgagaattttgtaattttttaaattatgtcaataACTCTTTGTACCTTAAACTTTATACCGTTTAGATcacttttttagttttttttacttttttaataacaaataatgttttcttaaaatttacatttttttgacaattcatattttcagaataactacagaatagaaaatttttctattattacgaTTTCACAACAATAATTTCAACTTTTCGTTATCACTTTGAgattctgatattttttttctcgatgcaTGTAGGAGTcggagaatattattatagatactacaataattatcttcaacactttttttattcccTATCATGATAATATTAGACGCATTTGTACAATATactcatttaataattaaataataattaattgcgataattaattaataattaaatgcaaacaAAATCGTGCTATTTAAAAACAGCCGAATGAAGTGAAATCGCTTAACAGATCTTTACGATTAATGATGCGATTACGATCGCGTTTTTTAATAGCATTTGCGTAAACAACCTCGTACTCTCGACGAGCGCTTATGGATCGTGACTCCTTTCTCAATTCACGGCGATACACCCGGCGATCTCGTTATAAAGCGGAAAAACACATTAACGCGTCAAAACCCGCGTTTAACTCGCGCCGTGTCAAGCGCACACACCCGCGTCTCCCAACCCCTCGAGTGACCGGTCagggggggagagggggacGGAGGGAACCGGGCGCATCGAAAATATCCGCGTAAAACGTTTCATTgggatatattaaaaaataataaattacattaaatttcaatctCTCTCTAGGTCGAGAGCCGGTATTAATGATGGCGCGCGGTGTCAAACGCACGCACCGCGCCCGGCCGGCCGGATgcatgcgtgcatgcgtgcgtgcgtgcgtgcgtgcgtgcgtgcgtgcgtgcgtgcgtgcgtgcgtgcgtccgtccgtccgtccgtccgtccgtccgtcgaATAAGATATACGTTGTAAAAGTGTCGAAAATTTTATCCGCGTCATCCCCCGACCCATCCATTGGCTTGCGaaatatattgtgaaaaatattgtattgtatttcgAGAACGTTGTCGTTAAATTATGCGTGCATCACTGAAAGTGAACAATTCGCGCGATCTTCTTGATCCTATTTAATCGATtcgaaagattattatttattattattattattcgaataaatgaggatatttatatagttttatattttttctggaagtaacaattaattttttacatataattaaaatgatgtgttattatatttaataaaattacaacacgtgtaatttttaaatacgtcactcaagtaattttaattatgatgaTCCCTCTcttgttttagaaaatatgaCCAATTATTTTTCAGCCTGTTATCTCATGATAAATTTCCACAGAAATATtcactctttatatatatgtattcatcGCACATATTTGATACACGAAATGTTTGATTGCGGTTTTTCATGAATTTCTATTCAGACTTTGAAAGCAAAGAGCAAAAAAGcgcaaataaaatgaaaacgaGTTTCTTGAGAGTGAGTCTTTAAGTGGAGGCAGTTTTCGTTTCTGAGCATTTATTCGGCGAGAACGTCTGCGAATTATCGAACATCATCGTCTCGTGGTATCAATCAGGGACAGCGCAAAGTGTTGTATTCGTGTAGGTGAACGCGGATCCCCCAAAAGGTGGTGAGTCCGTGATGGTGTCAAGCACACACCATCACGGCGGCGGCGAATGAAAATTCGGAAAGCAGTTTAGCTAGATCAATCCGCGTCCGGGGTCAACGATTCGCTCAAGGTAGAACGCGTATAATAAAGCGGCTAATGGGGCGACGAGGCGGACGGAAACGAGGGTGGGTGAGAGACTTTCGGGGATGTGCTCGGTGTGTGTTTGACGTTGGCCTGTTCGGCGGTTCCTTAACGCGGGAAGTAACAGGGTTTCCTTCGTTATATTATGTATCGTGTAAAATACACGTCATTTCGTACGGTAATTCCTGTATAATTCACGTAAAGTGTACGATaaaccaaaaattttatatatatcgcgtTCAAGGAACAAtaggtattataattataaatcaaggCTTTGACAAAATCTTAcgtaactaaaaaatatttgctaacTTATTAATGGACACCAcagtcaaataaatataaacttgataataataatattcccaaaacgggaaaaatattttcatatcacCATCCTCAAACAATTTAAACGGTgagaaataatagattaaCAATTGTGTTTATAGGTGAAGATTTGGTTCCAAAATCGACGCATGAAGTGGCGAAACAGCAAGGAGCGAGAGCTCCTGGCAACCGGTGGTTCGCGCGAGCAGACGTTACCGAACAAGAACAATCCCAATCCTGATCTGAGCGATGCCGACGGGGATCGGCCGAGGATGGACTTGAGCGACGTGAGCCCGCTCACGAGCCCTCAGAGGCCTGAAGAGCAAACGGAGAACGAGGAGGATGAAGAGATCAACGTCACGTGATAAAGCACACCGCTGGACCCAGCATTTCGACGAAGTAGCGATAACACGTAATTTGTGAATCGAGGAGAATACCGGCTGGAccaaaagaaaagttttaaacaaAACGCAGATTCGGTAggcatttgaaaaaaattcaagaacctataattcattttaaaaactttcatTTTCTGCTATACGtgtattattgcaattttaatatcgattatatattaCCGAAGAAATGTACATTTCTTTCTGATctctttttaagatatttattatgatttattatacatacacggATCTATTTTACATCGAAAAATGTGCAGAGTTCAAGagagttaattttaatcattcgCATTTTTCAGCTggtcaatttttcttttatcggcGATTATATTTGCAGATGTAATGGCGATTATTGTAAAGTGTTTTAGATTCCTTGTCCCGAAAAGAATAATGCGACTTGCAGTAAcgttaaatttgatttttataattttcagtgACGAATCTTCAATTATCTAACGGTCATCGATATTTGTCCTCAATATCTTTTTCCATCTTATATTGCTTATGGTTTATTCTTCTTAACAGCATATGTTGTTGGTCCTGAGGAAAAGGATACGACGAACgatgtattatattgtaattagagATGAATGTACCTTCAAGGAGTCTTCTATAAGCCATTGTATAAGGTTGTATTAGACATAACGTTACGATTCCGGAAATATGTACCTAAGTCTCTATTCATAGACCGCAACCGCGCGGCCAAATCCAAATGTAATTACATTCATTGTGATTCAGTATAatctatgtaatatattgaaataaaactgtCTATATGCTAAGTGATTTACACTTCTAATATCAATGTATAAATGAAATTCCAGGTCTAATTcatctcttcctctctttctattattttgattCCACAAATTTAAaggtaataattttcattattctaaAGCCTTTCTTGTAATTCTCAATGATTGAGATgtagaaattaaagaaataaatttgttacacaagaatttacaaatatatgtttttttaattaataagattttcaatacatatgtatatttattcttttcgctatacatttactttatatgtatatagtaaatattgtgtacttattcatatttatttatttaagtgcataaatcttataatctTGTATTAAGTAAAAGATGATAGATTTAATCTGTGTATTCACATCCTACATTTGCAACACTAAATGTGGTAAATCGAAATTttcatttgatatttattattgaatgcTGTAATACATGTATGAGCGCTgattgttatacatataaaataaaagacacGTGCGCGTgacgtttatatatacatacacatatgtatgcgcgcgcacgtacatacatataaccaacgtaaaataaaaatttttatttatcacatttaGTTAAATGTACGACATGatacaagtaaaattttttatatattattagtaatgtattataagatttatgcacttaaataaataaatatatataagcatagagtaatatatacaatatttactatatacatagtaaatatatatgaaaatgattaatatgttgaatatatattgaaaatcttattaattgaaacatatatgtagatttttatgtaaataaaaatttatatttcacgttggttatgtatgtaatatatataacattatcaaATATCTGTAACAAAAATCTCTGATTGATAAATCCGACTTTCACATTTAGAGTTAAATGTAGTGAATATAAACCACTATTGTCTTCCTATTTCTGATATCGTAAGAATGTGTACAATTTCATACAAATACAGTTCTATTTCAGaggaatttcttttataagtgAATAGCAGTATGTTTGCACGCCATACAATTTAagctgttttaattattttgagcTTGAGGTTTCGACCATTCTACGCTCAGGATAAGATGATCGTAACCGTAACCATCCAAAGTAGCGATCGCTCTCGCGGCATCGGCCCTGTGCTTGAAATGTACGTATGCGAAGCCCTTGCAGAGATTGGAGAGCTTCTCCTTGGCGAGGAACTGTTTCACCACAGAACCGAAAGGCTTTACAAGTTCATCCAGATCAGCATCCGTCGTGCTCTGCGACAAATTGGATATACGAATGGCGGTCGTATCATCGCGCCTCTGCATTTGCATCGAGTCACCGCGTTTGTTGCCGCCGTCACGCATACCGGGCGGCACGTACTTGCCACCCTGTGGTTTAAGTTCGGCCATTGCACCGGGTACTCCTGTATTAACGAGAGGTTTCTTGTCATCCGGTACTTTTCCTGAAATAGAGATTTTTAGCCAtcagaattttacaataataaataatagtatttaattatttatttacatgtatattaaatttaatttaattgtagtTAATGTATGCTAACcaattattacaaatgaaCTCACCACCAGCGAGAACAGTATCTTTGTATGGACATTTGGACGTCCAATGATCACCATTGCAGTTACGACACTTGACGACACCCTTATCGCCCATGCTCTTCAATTTGTCCAAAGAATCTTCTTCTACtttgttttcttcttctttgctAGATATAAACTGCATGAAAACATCTTCACCGATGACAGTAGTGGCTGGGTTAGGTCCCGGCCTGTCGTCAACGGAATCGCCAAACTTTGCCCAATTTTTGCGTGCTGCGATCGTTTTCGATACTATACGCCGTTCTATTTTGTAAGTACGCACGACTTTGACTTTTTTGTTGTCTTGATTGTATTTGTATTCAGTCAGGATTTTGAAACCATTCTCGTAGACTTCGGATGGTGCAGGCAAAGCTCCTCCCTCTTCCTCGACTTCATCAGCCCAGCTGGACTTTACCTCGGATTGTGCAACTGGCATCTCTgcaagttttataatattatacagttACACATGTGTAAGTGTCATTCTCaagtataaaagtaaatgtGTGTGCAACGTGTATAAACatcaaattctaaaatatcaaGGCGATTACTTTTTTctctacaaattatatattgaatattttatttaaatatggatCTCAACATTTTTCTGTCAAACGTCTTTGCCTAATAACAGAAtccaaataaatgtttaaatgttaaagacttagctctttaaattttaattatttattttaattatctattgataaaaaattaatatttaaaactgattTATTCACATTGtgacacatttattttaaaaattttaatgtttagaaataaaatcttattaatgttttacattGCATAAACACCTAcataaatacttattatacTTAACCCGTTAAAGACCTGTCAgtcatcttattttttacaataaatgaaACGCTATTAGAGCCAGAAAATGTACACAAATGCTGaaacaaattagatataaaattatacagtactatatttgtaatatgtttaaaaaatgtgtattaatgtgtattttatctaatataaactTCTTTATAGGTGAGCTCTACtgaattatgttttaatgataattagcaacaatgcaataattttttctagaggtgataaaaatatatttcttttatctctatttttttctcttcttataGTACGTGTCtcgtgtgaaaaaaaaaatgtgaacaGTCTAACCTATGATATACTGCATCAGCAattgaaaaatcttaaaaattgcaatttatactcgatcttattaataatttttatttcagcgAGTAAAGCTTGTGTAAACAAAAGAGAGCCGGAGTGAAtgaaaaagatacatattacattattgtCGACGCAGCTGACGACAGGTAAATTCGACACGAGAAacacaaagataaacaaaaCGTCGAGATAGAGGGAAGAAAATTCGCTATCGAACGCCTTACCGTGAAATTATGTTCTCAGCAAACAGATGCAATGGAAAAAGGTCACAATGAACTAAACGAAATAAAGCGCAAACTGTCGATGACACTTCGGCATAAAATCGTACGTCTACACATCCATGTGGAATGACGCTGAGAATCAAGATGGATGAAACCTACTTCGGATTCCGGCGATGCCTTTCTCGAACATTGTTGCCACAATAAAATAGCCACGTTTCTTCAAATCCCATTATCCAATGGGAGAATTTATCTTTCCAGTGACAATCGCATCGTTAACTGGACAATCTTAGAGAACAAGCTCTCCCATTGGACATCCGAGGCCAACATACGCTACTCGAAATCTGGCAATAATAAGGTCGGCAAGTTGGCAACACTGGCAGCCGCCGCGAGATCGTAATGGCGACGTTTAGCGCGTTGTCGGGTCCGTCGTGAGTGAATAATGTTTCGCCAAACAATATTTCGTTTATACACGAGACGACGAGCGAGCGAGTGAGCACATAAGACGTTTTTACGGGTAGTTTTGACAGGACATCGGTAATCGAGCGCCCACCACCATGGACCAGGCTCCCGCAGGTGAGCACGCTGTCTCGATATTCCGATCCGGCCCCAGGCGCGCTCCccatcacacacacacacacacacacacacacacacacacacatatatatatatatatatatatgtacacgtaCACAGCGAACATTATGCACACaccatacatatacatatacgcataCTTCCTCATATTTCGTATGCGTTTCCTCCGAAGCATATTAAACCGCGAAACGTGTAACggtttttatttgcattttatagttttatttaaatgattgatATAATGGAGCAGagaactaaaatatatttagcgCCTGAATTCTCTTCTATTAGGTtactcgcgcgcgcgtgtgtaaaATACACATAATGCTTGAGTGAATTTAAAATGAGCGTGTACAGGAGTAATAAAgagatttcttaatttatatattgtataatggcCATTATACTATGCTATGGGAGTCCATGGACTTTATCACAATTTATTCTTGcactgaaatatataaatatgtatttttgttcacAGTAATAGCGTTGTAcagttttatgtatatataaaattttataattatatttctgctACTTTTAAGAGTGGTTAATtgctgattttattaataaaaagtatgtgTTTAAGCATGAATGTATGACTTTCTATAGGACCAAAAAGTAATGGAGTATAATAAACTGATTAATTAGatgtgtttaataaataataaatcgtaaTTCTTTATTAGGTTGGGATCTCTAATTCTTGTTGTTTTCATTTATAACATTCAGACACAGAGTTACGGAACATCATAGACAAACTGGCACAGTTTGTCGCTCGCAATGGACCAGAGTTCGAGCAGATGACAAAAAACAAGCAGAAGGACAACCCAAAGTTTGGTTTCCTGTTTGGGGGGGAGCACTTCAACTACTATCAATACAAAGTGACTACAGAACAAGCCAGTAAGTGGGATATACCCCCTTAACAGCTACAGTGTGATTGAGAAGCATAAGAAAATGGTCATGCTTTATACGACGAGCAAAGGaatgacttaaaaaaaaaaaaaaaaatgatacagggTCTCTGATTTCATCATTGCAAAAGTACAAAATGTATTCGCCGAATAAAAACAATCTTTCTTTCAAGATTTTGGGATTGCTATTAATTAAGCAGAATGCTTTTATGCTAAAAACTTCTTGCATTCTTTGGCAATGGCAATTTGCAAGACGTAGTTTTAAGATTCTCTTGTTGGAGTTTATCTAATACGGAATACATTGTCGATACATCGTTTCAATCTGTGTGGAAAATACAATCCACCGTACAAAATAGTGTATGCCCTGTAATACCTTCgtacaaatgaaataaaaaaaaaaataaaaaaaaaaaaaaaggaaaaaaaagtatagtgCTCCCAAAAGACTTATCGCATTTTCTGATACTATACTTTTCTCGTGTAAATGCCCAAGAATTTTCTTATATGCATCGGTAGAAGAATAAAACTCggcagaaaaaaaatcgagctatctgtatacacatttttcaaatatcgaTTGACAAGGACTCAAGCATCTCACAATAATCTACCGTCATTCGTTTACAGTTTTAAAGCAAAAAGGAATAAATCCAATGCAAAATGCAGACCCACGTTTAAACGTTTCGCAGCAGCAGCAAACAGCCGCAAACGCCGTCTCGCAGCCACTGAATAACGTCAATCTTGCGTCCGGTCTGAGTACACAAAACAATGGCATAAACCCAGTGGTCGGGATCGGAAGTCAGGGCGGTCCCGTTTTGCCTGGACAGATCGGAGGGCCGGGAAATGCAGGGCCGCCAATCGGACCGGTTTCTGGCGCCATGGGAGGTGTGAATCCGCCGATCGCCGGAGTCGCACAAGCGGTTAACATCGCGGGCCCACCCGCGTGGCTGCAGAATGAACTGGCGAATCTACAGTCGCAGCAGACGACGTTACAGGAACAAGTTAGACAATCAGAACAGAACCTGGCTGCACAGCATGCTGCATTGATGGCGCAACAGCAGGGACGAGTAGAGGACGCAGTGAGGCAGGCACAGGAACAGGCATTGCAAAACAGTGCGCAAAGTACGAACACAGATCTGGCTGCGTTTGACACGGTACTACAACCGATCATCGATAGCTGCACGAAGGATAGCATAAGCGCGGGAAAGGCCTGGATACTTCAAAATTCAATTACTCCACAAAGCAATCAAGTTGTCGCGGATCATTTGctaaaaaagtatgtataagcaTATACAGgttttgtatatacaatatgtacgaattttttaatttacatttaaatatttttcagagtaATTCAGGGGACAACCTTTAGTCATAAacttcatattatttatttagtgaATGACGTCTTACATCATTGgttagtataaataaatatatatatatatacatatatatatatatatgcacataacCAActgctttattattatgtgcttcaaaatatattatttttatttccatatgTCTATAATCgcgataaattcttgaaataatttctataatttctcCAATTGATCCAAAAGTTATAACTTGCTCCAATTACTCCTAATTTCCCTTATTATCCCGATATTATCTTAgtacttttatattgatttatagtaacaattttaataatataaaataatatttaacaatatatcatAAGCTAAAATTTCATGTCGTTACTTGTGCACAAGATATTTAATTGGAAACTTCTTTAGTGCAAGAAAAAAGTCTATGGATCTGCGAAAAGCGATGGAAAGTGTTGTTGTTCCCATGTTCTGTAACACTTCGCTAGCAGCATCCGAGGAACAACTTAATAAGCTGAATAAACTGTTGAGTTTGTGGGAATCAAAGAACAATTACTTCGACGAAGGGATTATAGATAAGTTGAAAAAACCGAGTGCATCTTGGTCAGAATACCAAGCTAATTTGGTAGCGCAACACGCCACTGCGATTACTCCAATTACAGCATCGACGAAACAGACGTTCGATAATTATCAGGCGCAGCATCAAGCGTTTGTCACACACGCGCTGAGACAAATTCAGAATATCGAACAACAAAAGATGGCAATTGATCAGCAATTGAAAgcaccaccgccgccgccaccatCTCAAATggtatagtattatatttgatgaatttttttttttttttttatatatatttataatcgaaATCTATTCTGTTTACACAGAATCAGCAGAATATATCGATACCACCTAGTCATTCTGGTCCTCCCGGTACGATGGGCACAGATGTGAATTTTAGTCAACCACCGCCAGGATGGGGCGTTCCACCATCGAGCGAACCACCGCCATTTAGTAATGTACCCTTGCCCGACTTTTCGAAGCCACCGCCAGGCTTTGGACCGCCGCCTGTTATTCATGAGCCTTCTGTAGAAGATTTGATGCCTAGTATGCCTTATTACGAGCTTCCAGCTGGTCTAATGGTACCTCTGATAAAACTAGAAGATGGTGAATATAAGCCATTGGATCCGGATGCGATAAGACTTCCACCACCGGCTCCACCAAACGATCGTCTAGTTGCAGCTGTGGAAGCATTTTATGCGCCGCCCAATCATGATTCTCCTAGGGATAGgtaaacagatatatatttgaatacagttttaaaagtaaatatatctgaggaaaaaataaaaaatacaaataataaatatacgtggtatcttttttatacttttattctctataaataaaatttttgattatatctaCAGTGATGGATGGGAGAAATTAGGCTTATACGAATACTACAAGGCCAAAAATGCTTCTCGCAAACGCAAGGAAGAGGATATTGTTGCCGGGATTAGACAGAAGTCCAAATCTCCTTCGCCAATTTTACGGCCGAGATCCAAGAGTCCTAGTCCGCCAAAGAAACGCTACAGGAGTAAGTCGCGCAGTAGATCGCGCTCGCGATCACGGGGCAGAAGTAGATCGAGATCGCCCGCGGCTAATCATAGACGCAACAGTCGTAACAGCAATCACATTAGTAGA contains:
- the Eif3g1 gene encoding eukaryotic translation initiation factor 3 subunit G isoform X1 — its product is MTDRSLTEMPVAQSEVKSSWADEVEEEGGALPAPSEVYENGFKILTEYKYNQDNKKVKVVRTYKIERRIVSKTIAARKNWAKFGDSVDDRPGPNPATTVIGEDVFMQFISSKEEENKVEEDSLDKLKSMGDKGVVKCRNCNGDHWTSKCPYKDTVLAGGKVPDDKKPLVNTGVPGAMAELKPQGGKYVPPGMRDGGNKRGDSMQMQRRDDTTAIRISNLSQSTTDADLDELVKPFGSVVKQFLAKEKLSNLCKGFAYVHFKHRADAARAIATLDGYGYDHLILSVEWSKPQAQNN
- the Eif3g1 gene encoding eukaryotic translation initiation factor 3 subunit G isoform X2, translated to MPVAQSEVKSSWADEVEEEGGALPAPSEVYENGFKILTEYKYNQDNKKVKVVRTYKIERRIVSKTIAARKNWAKFGDSVDDRPGPNPATTVIGEDVFMQFISSKEEENKVEEDSLDKLKSMGDKGVVKCRNCNGDHWTSKCPYKDTVLAGGKVPDDKKPLVNTGVPGAMAELKPQGGKYVPPGMRDGGNKRGDSMQMQRRDDTTAIRISNLSQSTTDADLDELVKPFGSVVKQFLAKEKLSNLCKGFAYVHFKHRADAARAIATLDGYGYDHLILSVEWSKPQAQNN
- the Scaf6 gene encoding calcium homeostasis endoplasmic reticulum protein isoform X1; the protein is MDQAPADTELRNIIDKLAQFVARNGPEFEQMTKNKQKDNPKFGFLFGGEHFNYYQYKVTTEQAILKQKGINPMQNADPRLNVSQQQQTAANAVSQPLNNVNLASGLSTQNNGINPVVGIGSQGGPVLPGQIGGPGNAGPPIGPVSGAMGGVNPPIAGVAQAVNIAGPPAWLQNELANLQSQQTTLQEQVRQSEQNLAAQHAALMAQQQGRVEDAVRQAQEQALQNSAQSTNTDLAAFDTVLQPIIDSCTKDSISAGKAWILQNSITPQSNQVVADHLLKKVIQGTTFSHKLHIIYLVNDVLHHCARKKSMDLRKAMESVVVPMFCNTSLAASEEQLNKLNKLLSLWESKNNYFDEGIIDKLKKPSASWSEYQANLVAQHATAITPITASTKQTFDNYQAQHQAFVTHALRQIQNIEQQKMAIDQQLKAPPPPPPSQMNQQNISIPPSHSGPPGTMGTDVNFSQPPPGWGVPPSSEPPPFSNVPLPDFSKPPPGFGPPPVIHEPSVEDLMPSMPYYELPAGLMVPLIKLEDGEYKPLDPDAIRLPPPAPPNDRLVAAVEAFYAPPNHDSPRDSDGWEKLGLYEYYKAKNASRKRKEEDIVAGIRQKSKSPSPILRPRSKSPSPPKKRYRSKSRSRSRSRSRGRSRSRSPAANHRRNSRNSNHISRSRRRRNSNKDRSPDRRVDRQDRSPTPPSFLGSTYSKVPQEISLDESNKGHQLLKKMGWGGAGLGANEQGIEAPISGGEIRDKNDQYKGVGINLNDPYETFRKNKGQAFITRMKARAEERAEERGDRD
- the Scaf6 gene encoding calcium homeostasis endoplasmic reticulum protein isoform X2, yielding MGGVNPPIAGVAQAVNIAGPPAWLQNELANLQSQQTTLQEQVRQSEQNLAAQHAALMAQQQGRVEDAVRQAQEQALQNSAQSTNTDLAAFDTVLQPIIDSCTKDSISAGKAWILQNSITPQSNQVVADHLLKKVIQGTTFSHKLHIIYLVNDVLHHCARKKSMDLRKAMESVVVPMFCNTSLAASEEQLNKLNKLLSLWESKNNYFDEGIIDKLKKPSASWSEYQANLVAQHATAITPITASTKQTFDNYQAQHQAFVTHALRQIQNIEQQKMAIDQQLKAPPPPPPSQMNQQNISIPPSHSGPPGTMGTDVNFSQPPPGWGVPPSSEPPPFSNVPLPDFSKPPPGFGPPPVIHEPSVEDLMPSMPYYELPAGLMVPLIKLEDGEYKPLDPDAIRLPPPAPPNDRLVAAVEAFYAPPNHDSPRDSDGWEKLGLYEYYKAKNASRKRKEEDIVAGIRQKSKSPSPILRPRSKSPSPPKKRYRSKSRSRSRSRSRGRSRSRSPAANHRRNSRNSNHISRSRRRRNSNKDRSPDRRVDRQDRSPTPPSFLGSTYSKVPQEISLDESNKGHQLLKKMGWGGAGLGANEQGIEAPISGGEIRDKNDQYKGVGINLNDPYETFRKNKGQAFITRMKARAEERAEERGDRD